The following are encoded together in the Zingiber officinale cultivar Zhangliang chromosome 8A, Zo_v1.1, whole genome shotgun sequence genome:
- the LOC122012710 gene encoding transcription factor BHLH089-like isoform X2, translated as MGPGGRSMGRHTSLEDPTVTEHSQGSKARRRRRDSSYDESSRLVAVNSDNGPTEARMGIGSKLDGQNLQPLEPPKQDYIHVRARRGQATDSHSLAERARREKISERMKILQDLIPGCNKVIGKASVLDEIINYIQALQHQVEFLSMKLEAVNSLMNTSTELFPPKDAYDTMTSNASVREQQWGMNTARGHTGFKCSLEVPLKEST; from the exons ATGGGACCCGGTGGCCGAAGCATGGGAAGGCACACTTCTCTGGAGGATCCCACGGTAACCGAACACAGCCAAGGAAGTAAGGCGCGCCGCCGACGGAGGGACTCTTCCTACGATGAGTCGTCGAGGCTAGTTGCCGTCAATAGCGACAACGGTCCA ACCGAAGCAAGAATGGGAATTGGTAGCAAGCTAGATGGTCAAAATTTGCAGCCGCTGGAGCCACCAAAGCAAGACTATATTCATGTTAGAGCAAGAAGGGGTCAAGCAACAGATAGTCACAGCCTTGCAGAAAGG GCTAGGCGAGAAAAGATCAGTGAGAGAATGAAGATTCTCCAAGATCTCATTCCTGGATGTAACAAG GTAATTGGTAAGGCATCAGTTCTGGATGAGATAATAAATTATATCCAGGCCTTACAGCACCAGGTTGAG tttctatcAATGAAGTTAGAGGCTGTTAATTCCCTGATGAACACCAGCACTGAATTATTCCCTCCTAAAGAT GCTTATGACACTATGACAAGTAACGCTTCAGTTCGCGAGCAACAATGGGGTATGAACACTGCTCGGGGTCACACTGGCTTCAAatgcagcttggaggtgcctttgaAAGAGTCGACGTGA
- the LOC122012710 gene encoding transcription factor BHLH089-like isoform X1, with protein MGPGGRSMGRHTSLEDPTVTEHSQGSKARRRRRDSSYDESSRLVAVNSDNGPNGSEVKFIKIAESNNETLYAKSETEARMGIGSKLDGQNLQPLEPPKQDYIHVRARRGQATDSHSLAERARREKISERMKILQDLIPGCNKVIGKASVLDEIINYIQALQHQVEFLSMKLEAVNSLMNTSTELFPPKDAYDTMTSNASVREQQWGMNTARGHTGFKCSLEVPLKEST; from the exons ATGGGACCCGGTGGCCGAAGCATGGGAAGGCACACTTCTCTGGAGGATCCCACGGTAACCGAACACAGCCAAGGAAGTAAGGCGCGCCGCCGACGGAGGGACTCTTCCTACGATGAGTCGTCGAGGCTAGTTGCCGTCAATAGCGACAACGGTCCA AATGGTTCCGAGGTAAAATTCATCAAGATTGCTGAATCTAATAATGAAACTCTGTATGCAAAATCTGAGACCGAAGCAAGAATGGGAATTGGTAGCAAGCTAGATGGTCAAAATTTGCAGCCGCTGGAGCCACCAAAGCAAGACTATATTCATGTTAGAGCAAGAAGGGGTCAAGCAACAGATAGTCACAGCCTTGCAGAAAGG GCTAGGCGAGAAAAGATCAGTGAGAGAATGAAGATTCTCCAAGATCTCATTCCTGGATGTAACAAG GTAATTGGTAAGGCATCAGTTCTGGATGAGATAATAAATTATATCCAGGCCTTACAGCACCAGGTTGAG tttctatcAATGAAGTTAGAGGCTGTTAATTCCCTGATGAACACCAGCACTGAATTATTCCCTCCTAAAGAT GCTTATGACACTATGACAAGTAACGCTTCAGTTCGCGAGCAACAATGGGGTATGAACACTGCTCGGGGTCACACTGGCTTCAAatgcagcttggaggtgcctttgaAAGAGTCGACGTGA